A single genomic interval of Daucus carota subsp. sativus chromosome 1, DH1 v3.0, whole genome shotgun sequence harbors:
- the LOC108224628 gene encoding F-box protein CPR1-like, with protein MARRENCKKNNSELPHELMFKIFFLLPVATLLRCKSVCKTWLSIISDPQFVEAHCIESQKRQPSSVTELSSDQICIDNHESKTLLQLSIFYDGIIHFLSCCNGLVCFANTAYSTIFLGNPMTRQFKKVPTPQIQTAGSFSIGCKLGFGFDDVSQDYKIIRFVCDHKDSSYSIEAEMYSANEDSWKEIRVPIGLETTFQFVRHRGGCVFRPDQSRVLYFEGFREVLSFDLHDEVFRLHPYPRPTKLPLPGVPKSYLLEFEGSVAMICDESSGDGETVHSLWTLERDCGNWIKQFKLEDCIKNDHIILYLGDGQFVVNGLSYYRRRSRTIFYYYNKKNAKEYLGASPARQVISVVKFNESLVSVKGFKQLEDGVFTV; from the coding sequence ATGGCAAGAAGGGAAAACTGCAAGAAGAACAATTCCGAATTACCTCACGAACTCATGTTCAAAATATTCTTCTTGTTACCTGTGGCAACACTTCTTCGCTGCAAATCAGTTTGCAAAACATGGTTATCAATCATTTCAGACCCTCAATTCGTCGAAGCTCACTGCATCGAATCCCAGAAAAGACAACCCAGTTCAGTAACTGAACTTTCGAGCGACCAAATCTGCATTGATAATCATGAAAGTAAAACCCTCCTCCAACTGTCAATATTCTATGATGGTATAATTCATTTCTTATCTTGTTGTAATGGCCTTGTTTGTTTTGCCAATACTGCTTATAGTACTATATTTCTGGGGAATCCGATGACTAGGCAATTCAAGAAAGTTCCTACTCCTCAGATACAAACAGCTGGTAGTTTCAGTATTGGGTGTAAGTTAGGGTTTGGTTTTGATGATGTTTCTCAGGATTACAAGATCATTAGGTTTGTTTGTGACCATAAAGATAGTAGTTATAGTATCGAAGCTGAGATGTATTCTGCGAATGAGGATTCTTGGAAAGAGATTAGGGTCCCTATTGGCCTAGAGACGACATTTCAGTTTGTTAGACATCGAGGAGGATGTGTATTTCGTCCTGATCAAAGCAGGGTATTGTATTTTGAAGGCTTTCGTGAGGTACTATCGTTTGACTTGCATGATGAAGTGTTTAGACTGCATCCGTATCCCAGACCTACAAAGTTACCATTGCCAGGTGTACCAAAGTCTTATCTTCTGGAATTTGAAGGGTCTGTTGCTATGATCTGTGATGAATCTAGTGGAGATGGTGAAACAGTTCATAGTCTATGGACATTGGAAAGGGATTGTGGCAATTGGATTAAACAGTTTAAACTTGAGGATTGTATAAAGAATGATCACATAATTCTATATCTGGGTGATGGACAGTTTGTTGTTAATGGACTAAGTTATTATAGACGTCGAAGTCGAACTATCTTTTACTACTACAATAAGAAAAATGCCAAAGAGTATCTCGGAGCATCTCCGGCCAGACAGGTTATTTCAGTTGTCAAGTTCAATGAGAGCCTTGTTTCCGTCAAAGGGTTTAAACAACTAGAAGATGGAGTATTCACAGTATAA
- the LOC108224636 gene encoding F-box protein CPR1-like, translating to MARRENCKKNNSELPHELMFNIFFLLPVATLLRCKSVCKTWLSIISDPRFVKAHCIESQKRQPSSVLEVASDDQLCIDNHETKTLFEMPEEYLYGKSPFVSSCNGLVCFAHHDPRVTYIGNPMTRQFKKLPSPPKEPDSRLWRMVGFGFDDVSDDYKFIRFFVKGIHSRSYRIKAEMYSVNEDTWKEVKVPEGLEKFKFPLFRGVGIFLPDQTRVLYFEGFHELLSFDLHDEVFRVHPFPKPGKLPGQGKPRRSSLLEFEGSVAKIYEESSGDDETVLSLWTLDGDCGNGSWTKQFNFEDNIKNDHVTLYLGDGQFVVAAENYDRHGYPREPIFYYHKKKHAKEYLGASPARELTSVVKCNESLVSLKGFKQLE from the coding sequence atGGCAAGAAGGGAAAACTGCAAGAAGAATAATTCTGAATTACCTCACGAACTCATGTTCAATATATTCTTCTTGTTACCTGTAGCAACACTCCTTCGCTGCAAATCAGTTTGCAAAACATGGCTGTCAATCATATCAGACCCTCGATTCGTCAAAGCTCACTGCATCGAATCGCAGAAAAGGCAACCTAGTTCTGTACTGGAAGTTGCGAGCGACGACCAACTCTGCATTGATAATCATGAAACTAAAACCCTCTTTGAAATGCCAGAAGAATATCTTTATGGTAAGTCTCCTTTTGTATCCAGTTGTAATGGTCTTGTTTGTTTTGCCCATCATGATCCTCGTGTTACATATATTGGGAATCCGATGACTAGGCAATTTAAGAAACTTCCCAGTCCTCCTAAAGAACCTGATTCACGTCTGTGGAGGATGGTAGGGTTTGGTTTTGATGATGTTTCTGATGATTACAAGTTTATTAGGTTTTTTGTTAAAGGTATACATAGTCGTAGTTACAGGATTAAAGCTGAGATGTATTCTGTGAATGAGGATACTTGGAAAGAGGTTAAGGTTCCTGAGGGCCTAGAGAAATTTAAGTTTCCTCTTTTTCGAGGAGTAGGTATTTTTCTTCCTGATCAAACCAGGGTATTGTATTTTGAAGGCTTTCATGAGTTACTATCATTTGATTTGCATGATGAAGTGTTTCGAGTGCATCCGTTTCCCAAACCTGGAAAGTTACCAGGGCAAGGTAAGCCGAGAAGGTCTAGTCTTCTGGAGTTTGAAGGTTCTGTTGCTAAGATCTATGAGGAATCTAGTGGTGATGATGAAACAGTTCTTAGTCTTTGGACATTGGACGGGGATTGTGGCAATGGATCTTGGACTAAACAGTTTAATTTTGaggataatataaaaaatgatcatGTAACTTTATATCTGGGTGATGGACAGTTTGTTGTTGCTGCAGAAAATTATGATCGCCATGGTTATCCCCGTGAACCCATCTTCTACTACCACAAAAAGAAACATGCCAAGGAGTATCTTGGAGCATCTCCCGCTAGAGAGCTTACTTCAGTTGTCAAGTGCAATGAGAGTCTTGTTTCCCTCAAAGGGTTTAAACAACTAGAATAA
- the LOC108195320 gene encoding copper transporter 5.1, which translates to MTFYWGTNVTILFDAWTTSSYTSYAISLLLCFLAAVLYQFIEAWRIKLKLLASSPPQSGLNVPLIQSNIAGAGKSPSKVAGAVVFGINSAIGYMLMLAIMSFNGGVFVAIVVGIAAGYFVFRSGDEDDQVVVDNPCACA; encoded by the coding sequence ATGACATTCTACTGGGGAACAAACGTCACCATCCTATTCGATGCATGGACTACCAGCTCCTACACTTCCTACGCAATCTCTCTCCTCCTCTGCTTTCTCGCCGCCGTCCTCTACCAGTTCATCGAGGCCTGGCGGATCAAACTCAAGCTCCTCGCTTCATCTCCCCCGCAATCCGGCCTAAACGTCCCCCTCATCCAATCTAACATCGCCGGTGCCGGAAAGTCACCGTCGAAAGTCGCTGGCGCCGTAGTTTTCGGAATTAACTCGGCTATAGGCTACATGCTGATGCTTGCGATCATGTCGTTTAACGGCGGCGTTTTTGTCGCGATTGTCGTCGGAATCGCGGCCGGATATTTTGTGTTTCGGAGTGGTGATGAGGATGATCAGGTGGTTGTTGATAATCCTTGTGCTTGTGCGTGA